In Rhodothermus marinus DSM 4252, a single genomic region encodes these proteins:
- a CDS encoding tetratricopeptide repeat protein has protein sequence MRRLTVLSLLLGSVLAFAVEAQPADWSTLFVRAMRLKEAGQYAQAIPLAEQALTLAQAQYGPENRSVGLALNLLGQLYTAEGKYDEAEAFLKRALDIYHRWFGAQSPESAGVLNNLGRLYLDRGQPEQAVSVLQEALARFEQAYGPESHRLRYTLELLAEAYQAMNRPDEARRYAARAAQLPPPPQAQQ, from the coding sequence ATGCGACGCCTGACCGTTCTCTCTCTTTTGCTCGGAAGCGTGCTGGCGTTTGCGGTGGAAGCCCAGCCCGCGGACTGGTCCACGCTCTTCGTGCGTGCCATGCGGCTGAAGGAAGCCGGGCAGTACGCCCAGGCCATCCCGCTGGCCGAGCAGGCGCTCACGCTGGCCCAGGCGCAGTACGGGCCCGAAAATCGGAGCGTGGGGCTGGCGCTGAACCTGCTGGGCCAGCTGTACACGGCGGAAGGAAAATACGACGAAGCGGAGGCGTTCCTGAAACGTGCACTGGACATCTACCACAGATGGTTTGGCGCGCAGTCGCCGGAGAGCGCCGGCGTGCTGAACAACCTCGGCCGCCTGTACCTGGACCGCGGCCAGCCGGAACAGGCGGTATCGGTACTCCAGGAGGCGCTGGCCCGCTTCGAGCAGGCCTACGGGCCCGAAAGCCACCGTCTGCGCTACACGCTGGAACTGCTCGCCGAGGCCTATCAGGCCATGAACCGCCCGGACGAAGCCCGACGCTATGCGGCGCGGGCCGCCCAG